Proteins found in one Arachis stenosperma cultivar V10309 chromosome 8, arast.V10309.gnm1.PFL2, whole genome shotgun sequence genomic segment:
- the LOC130946751 gene encoding cullin-4-like, with the protein MIESERECKYMQQSDAPDYLKHVETRLQEEHDRCLIYLEASTRKPLIATAEKQLLERHIPAILDKFDHSISDNIGKTKGGIGGHVLCAIDMPSFRCLHFF; encoded by the exons ATGATTGAAAGTGAAAG GGAGTGTAAATACATGCAGCAATCAGATGCTCCAGATTATTTGAAGCATGTGGAG ACAAGATTGCAAGAGGAACATGATAGATGCCTGATCTACTTGGAAGCGAGTACTAGGAAGCCGCTGATAGCCACAGCAGAAAAGCAACTTCTTGAACGCCATATACCTGCCATTCTTGATAAG TTTGACCACAGTATAAGTGACAATATTGGTAAAACTAAAGGTGGAATTGGCGGACATGTTCTTTGTGCAATTGATATGCCAAGTTTTAGGTgtttgcattttttttaa